CATCAGCTACGGGTTCACATGCAGCATATTGGCCATTCGATTGTGGCTGACCGCGTCTACGGCGGCCGGATCGCATTAAAAATGAAAGACCTGAGTGTCGAGGCCGAAGCGGCAGCAGCGGAGCAGGAGAGTGATATTTTAATCGAGCGCCAGGCACTTCATGCGTATTGTTTGGAATTTAGTCATCCGCAGAGTGGAAAACCGATGAAATTTGAGGCACCATTACCGGAAGACATGGAAATGACACTGGCCGCGTTAGATCAATACCAGAAGGAAGAATGAAGATGAAACTCGCTAAAGTTTTATTGTCCAACGGAGAACGTCATGTCGCCATCGTGGAAGAAAATGGCGTTCAGCTTCTGGATCTCAGTCAGGTCGACAACTGTCATCGCTTATCAGATATTTTGTATGCTCCCGATCCGATCGGACTGGCAAAGTTTCTGATCGATACCGAACTGCCTCCGGTTCCCTTGAACCAGTTGGAATTTCTGGCCCCCATTGATCATCAAGAAGTCTGGGCTGCCGGCGTGACTTACAAACGGAGTCAGGTCGCCCGGATGGAAGAGTCCGAGACGGCCGCCTCTCACTACGATCAGGTTTATACGGCCGATCGCCCGGAGCTGTTTTTCAAAGCGACACCAAATCGAGTCTGTGGTCCAAATCAACCGGTGCGAGTGCGTTATGACAGCCAATGGTCGGTGCCGGAACCTGAGTTGGCGCTGATCGTCTCTCCCGATTTACGACTTGTTGGCTACACGGTTGGCAACGATATGTCGGCCCGTGACATCGAAGGCGAAAACCCGTTGTATCTGCCTCAGGCAAAATTCTACAAGGACTGCTGTGGTCTGGGCCCCTCTGTTCTGTTACATGAAAACCCGCTGGAACGGGAAGCAACGAAAATCATTCTGACGATCGAACGCGGCGGCGAAGAAGTCTTCCAGGGAGAAACCTCTGTTGCCGAGATGGCCCGTGGGCTGGAAGATCTGATTAGCTGGTTAGGGAAAGAAAACGACTTCCCCAGCGGTGCGGTTTTATTAACGGGAACCGGCATTGTGCCCCCTGATGAATTCACACTCGAAGATCGCGATATCGTCTCGATCGAAATCAGCGGGATCGGCACCCTGATCAATCCGGTTGTGAAAGACGCCGCCCCGTAGGTAGCGTCTTTTAATTCGAACGCTCCTTACTAATGAAGCTTAACCGGGGCTAATGCCCTGCGGCTAATGGGCCTTTTCTGCGGTCATAGTCCAGTAAATAAGGGCGACATCACACTGTCGGCCAAGACATATTCTTTCATCGCTAACGCTGTCGACCTCAAAATCAGGATCGGAGTGATTAAAGAAATACTACCTAGTGGAGTGTCATTTTTAAATTTTGGGTTGATAGATATCACGAGAGTGCGACAACGGAGCACGTAAACAACACCCCCAACCCTCAATTCCTAGCCTGACAAAGCACTAGTCGTCCATTGTTTTGATCGCGGGTGCTCTGGTTTGCAGGACTGCTTCGATTTCCGCCAGTGAAGGCAGTGCGTCCCGATTTCCCAGTCGTTCGCATTTCAGAGCCGCCGTCACACACGCGAATTGCAACACACGCTGCGGAGGCCACTCTTCCAGAATGGCATAGAGCAAGGCGCCGCTGAAGACGTCGCCTGCGCCCGTTGTATCGAGCGACAGCACAGGCAGCGCCGCACAATGCAGGCAGCCTGCTTCCGTAAACAGCCACGCCCCGCGCGTGCCATCGGTAATGGTGACGATCTCAGGCCCTTGTGCCAGCAATTCCCTACCGGCAGCGTGGACGTCGTCAGTATCTAGATATTCGGTGATGAAGCGACGGGGGCAATTCATCACATTCAGATAAGGAATCAGTTCCGGCATGCCCGGCTTTAATGAGCCCGTATCCAGAGAAACGAGCGCGCCGGCCTGCCGCGCCAATCGGGATGCCTGTAGACTCGTTTCCGGCGGCCAGCCATCCAGGTGCACGGCTCTGGTTTGTGAAAACAGTGTAGAGTCCAACTCAGAAGGCGGCAGCCAATGTTGAGGTCGATGGCAGGCGATTGTGCGGGTTCCCGCCTGTTCGTCAATCCAGACCTGCGCATACCCGGAGCGCGTTCCCGGCAACATGCGGCTGGCAGAGAGATCCAGGTTTTCCGCCGCGAGGTCTTCGGCAATCAGCGGGCCATATTGATCATCGCCCCAACTGCCGAGGAACGCGCACTGTTTTCCGAATCGCTTGAGTAGAACCTGTGCGGTGGGGACCGGCCCCCCGACTTGATAGGCGTCGCTGATGATATTAGTTTTTGTATCCTGATCCGGATGTTCTGCTAACACCACCAGATGATCTACGACCACTAAACCGACGCCGACAACATCATACTTCATAAACGGACTGCTTTATTTTTGAATTCTCATGGAACGGCTAAAGTTTCTTTTCCCAGAAGAGAGCCTGTCCCATTTCCGGGTCGAGTTCATAACCGGAAAATCCGAATTTGGCATACGCGGCGCGGGCACGCTCATTACCTTCCAGAACTTCCAGTGTGAGTTTACAACATCCGCGCGCTTTGGCAATGGTCTCGACGTGATCAAATAACTGCCGGGCGAGCCCCTGTCCTCGATAACCGGATGCGACAAACACATCATGAATATTGAACAACGGTTTGCAGGAGAATGTCGAAAATCCTTCAATACAAATCACAAGCCCCACAGGCGTTTCATTTTCAAACGCCAGCACCGCAAAGGCATCCGGCCGCTGATGCAAGTTGACCGCTAGATTACGTTGCACGTCCTCCGGAAGTGGGAGTCCGCCCCCTTCAGGGCTGTTCGCATAACTGTTTAAGAGGAACACGACTGCGTTGGCATGTTCGGGATTGGTCAGATCTGCTTCGAAGATTTTCATCAGGTTTTCTTTTCCTCGAGGAATCGGGTAATGTGGTCTGTCGAAGCCGTACTTTACTTTTTCAATTGGTCATTTTAATCAGTGCACTGGAAATAGGGGAGCCTCTCTTTCGAAAGAGAGGGGCAAGCAGGAAATTTGTCAGATTTTAAATTGACAGGGGATCTCAAACGTAACGATGAAAATTATTCCGGTTCTGGACATTCTCAATCAAAGTGTCGTGCGTGGCATCGCCGGTCAGCGCGACCTGTATCAGCCGATTCAGAGCCGTCTGACGCGTTCCAGTCAGCCCCTCGACATTGCCCGCGCGTTGCGCGATGAATTTGAATTGACTGAATTCTATGTCGCCGATCTGGATGCCATTCTGCATCAAAGGCAGAATCGGGATCTTTATGACCGTCTGCTACAGGAAGGGTTCACGTTCCTGCTCGATTGCGGCCTGCGGTCTGCCGATGATGCTGGGCCGCTGAGTTCGCTGGAAGGCATCTCCATCGTCGCCGGTCTGGAAACCATTAAGAGTCCTCCCGAGCTCAAGGCACTGGTGCAACAGTGGAGCGCAACACAGACGGTCTTCAGTCTCGATCTGAAACAGGGCGAGCCGCTCGTCAGTCCGTCGTCAGAGAATCTGTTTGCCAGTTTGAGTGACCCACTGGACATTGCTGAGCTCAGTTTAGAGCAGGGGGTCCAGCAGATGATTCTGCTTGACCTGGCGCAAGTCGGAACGGGAGCAGGGACTGGCACAGAAACACTCTGTCAAACATTACGCAGCCGTCATCCCGCACTGCGGCTGATTACAGGTGGTGGCATCAGTCAGCCCGCTGATCTCATCGCGCAGGCAGAACTCGGTGCGGACGGTGTCCTGGTCGCGTCTGCTTTGCACGATGGACGTATCGGGAGAGACGCAGTGCTCTCCCTTTTCTAGACTGTGTCCAGTTTTACTGTAGCGTCTCCAAGGTCATCTGGACCGAGTAAATTAGAATGAGACACGCTATGATAAAATGTGATGCGCTCTAGAGCAGGTTATTTCAGCAGATCGGGGAGTGCTTTTTTCAGATCGGAGACGGTCGCACTCCGATTGACGACCTTGCCCGATTTGTCGACGAGGAACATCGTCGGCAGTGAGATCACGCCGAAGTCACGTGCCGGGGCACTTTCCAGTCCGCCCTCTTCGTGAATCTGAGCCCAGGGAACTTTATGCTGTTTGATGTACGCTTCCGCCAGATCGGGAGTCGCATCGAGGTTGATTCCCAGTACGTCAAAACCCTGGCTGTGATATTTACTGTAAAGCTCCAGAATTTGCGGCAGATCTTCCGTGCAGGGTTTGCACCAGCTGGACCAGAAGATGACCAGCAGCGCTTTGCCACGATATTGCTTGGCGTCAATGCTGCCGCCGGTCAGTGATGTTCCTGTCAATTCGAGTTCTTTGCCCGCCAGATTCATCCGTCGCAAAGCACCCGCACCGCGGGTTCCTGCTTCTGAGCTGGCATGGCTTTCGACCAGTTTCGTATACCATTTTTTGGATTCGGCTACTTTCCCGCTGAACTCCTGAGTGACCGCCAACTGCAGCATCGCTTCGGCGGAATCATCTGAGTTGGGGTACTTCTTAATGAAGTCTTCCAGCTGCGTCAGCCACCAGGTCTGCACATCGCGGAGTTTGTCGCTTTGCGTTGTCTGCAACTGCGAACTGTAATCCGCCAGCAGGGTGCGATAGGTGACATACGCGACCAGATCCTGATCCTGTGAGGTCTTCTGGACCTGATCCCGAATTTTCTGCAGCTGTTTCAGTCCGTCCTTGTATCCGACCGTCTG
This genomic interval from Gimesia alba contains the following:
- a CDS encoding fumarylacetoacetate hydrolase family protein, with protein sequence MKLAKVLLSNGERHVAIVEENGVQLLDLSQVDNCHRLSDILYAPDPIGLAKFLIDTELPPVPLNQLEFLAPIDHQEVWAAGVTYKRSQVARMEESETAASHYDQVYTADRPELFFKATPNRVCGPNQPVRVRYDSQWSVPEPELALIVSPDLRLVGYTVGNDMSARDIEGENPLYLPQAKFYKDCCGLGPSVLLHENPLEREATKIILTIERGGEEVFQGETSVAEMARGLEDLISWLGKENDFPSGAVLLTGTGIVPPDEFTLEDRDIVSIEISGIGTLINPVVKDAAP
- a CDS encoding carbohydrate kinase family protein; protein product: MKYDVVGVGLVVVDHLVVLAEHPDQDTKTNIISDAYQVGGPVPTAQVLLKRFGKQCAFLGSWGDDQYGPLIAEDLAAENLDLSASRMLPGTRSGYAQVWIDEQAGTRTIACHRPQHWLPPSELDSTLFSQTRAVHLDGWPPETSLQASRLARQAGALVSLDTGSLKPGMPELIPYLNVMNCPRRFITEYLDTDDVHAAGRELLAQGPEIVTITDGTRGAWLFTEAGCLHCAALPVLSLDTTGAGDVFSGALLYAILEEWPPQRVLQFACVTAALKCERLGNRDALPSLAEIEAVLQTRAPAIKTMDD
- a CDS encoding GNAT family N-acetyltransferase, whose protein sequence is MKIFEADLTNPEHANAVVFLLNSYANSPEGGGLPLPEDVQRNLAVNLHQRPDAFAVLAFENETPVGLVICIEGFSTFSCKPLFNIHDVFVASGYRGQGLARQLFDHVETIAKARGCCKLTLEVLEGNERARAAYAKFGFSGYELDPEMGQALFWEKKL
- a CDS encoding HisA/HisF-related TIM barrel protein, whose amino-acid sequence is MKIIPVLDILNQSVVRGIAGQRDLYQPIQSRLTRSSQPLDIARALRDEFELTEFYVADLDAILHQRQNRDLYDRLLQEGFTFLLDCGLRSADDAGPLSSLEGISIVAGLETIKSPPELKALVQQWSATQTVFSLDLKQGEPLVSPSSENLFASLSDPLDIAELSLEQGVQQMILLDLAQVGTGAGTGTETLCQTLRSRHPALRLITGGGISQPADLIAQAELGADGVLVASALHDGRIGRDAVLSLF